The proteins below come from a single Streptomyces sp. SCSIO 75703 genomic window:
- a CDS encoding ABC transporter permease subunit, with protein MTTLTAAAPGPAPLRAVRALRGRPAAKLLALAALAAVLVPLAQARWGGGAWPGALTVDVSGPLGGASDWIIDNRDSHPLFLHVLGHVSNAVVLSVRAVYLALLAAGWAGVTAAGALVAWRAGGVRLALGTAAAFLACGLLGMWLPTMQTLALMAVAVLASAAVGALLGLAAGLSDRAERVLRPVLDTMQVLPAFAYLLPVVLVFGIGVPAAVLATVVYAAPPMARLTALGLRGADPEVLEAVESLGTTARQRLFTARLPLARRELLLGLNQTIMMALSMAVIASVIGAGGLGDRVYQALASVDVGAALAAGIPIVLLAVVLDRVTGAAGDRLGAAPRPPARWRLATAAAGVVAAALAARLAGHAQWPAAWEVPLAEPVNRAVDWMTAHLYSGVPLVGGTADWAARFTTWVLDPVRDGLLWLPWWAVLLLVAAPAWLIGTWRTALTAVLALAAIGVLGVWKPSLDTLSQVLAAVAVTLVLGVATGIAAARGDRFARLLRPVLDVFQTLPQFVYLIPVVALFGVGRAPAVAAAVVYALPAVVRITAQGLRRVDPAALEAARSLGATTGQQLRQVQLPLARPALLLAVNQGVVLVLAVVIIGGLVGGGALGYQVVFGLAQGDLATGLVAGAAIVCLGLMLDRVTQPTARRPRNGA; from the coding sequence ATGACGACCCTCACCGCCGCCGCCCCCGGCCCCGCCCCCCTGCGCGCCGTACGCGCCCTGCGCGGCCGGCCCGCGGCCAAACTGCTGGCCCTCGCCGCCCTCGCGGCCGTCCTCGTCCCCCTCGCCCAGGCCCGCTGGGGCGGCGGCGCCTGGCCCGGCGCGCTCACCGTCGACGTCTCCGGACCGCTCGGCGGCGCCAGCGACTGGATCATCGACAACCGCGACAGCCACCCCCTGTTCCTCCACGTCCTCGGCCACGTCAGCAACGCCGTCGTGCTCTCCGTGCGCGCCGTCTACCTCGCGCTGCTCGCCGCCGGCTGGGCCGGCGTCACCGCGGCCGGCGCCCTCGTCGCCTGGCGCGCGGGCGGCGTCCGGCTCGCCCTCGGCACGGCGGCGGCCTTCCTCGCCTGCGGACTGCTCGGCATGTGGCTGCCGACCATGCAGACCCTCGCCCTGATGGCGGTCGCCGTCCTCGCCTCCGCCGCCGTCGGCGCCCTGCTCGGCCTGGCCGCCGGCCTCTCCGACCGCGCGGAGCGGGTGCTGCGCCCCGTCCTCGACACCATGCAGGTGCTGCCCGCCTTCGCCTACCTGCTCCCCGTCGTCCTGGTCTTCGGCATCGGCGTGCCCGCCGCCGTCCTCGCCACCGTCGTCTACGCCGCCCCGCCCATGGCCCGGCTCACCGCCCTCGGCCTGCGCGGCGCCGACCCGGAGGTCCTGGAGGCCGTCGAGTCCCTCGGCACCACCGCCCGGCAGCGGCTCTTCACCGCCCGGCTGCCGCTGGCCCGCCGCGAACTGCTCCTCGGCCTCAACCAGACCATCATGATGGCGCTCTCCATGGCAGTCATCGCCTCCGTGATCGGCGCCGGCGGCCTCGGCGACCGCGTCTACCAGGCCCTCGCCTCGGTCGACGTCGGCGCGGCCCTCGCCGCTGGCATCCCGATCGTGCTGCTCGCCGTCGTCCTGGACCGCGTCACCGGCGCCGCCGGGGACCGCCTCGGCGCCGCCCCCCGGCCCCCGGCCCGGTGGCGCCTCGCCACGGCCGCCGCCGGCGTCGTCGCCGCGGCGCTCGCCGCCCGCCTCGCCGGCCACGCCCAGTGGCCCGCCGCCTGGGAGGTCCCGCTCGCCGAGCCCGTCAACCGCGCCGTCGACTGGATGACCGCCCACCTGTACTCCGGCGTCCCCCTCGTCGGCGGCACCGCCGACTGGGCGGCCCGCTTCACCACCTGGGTCCTCGACCCGGTCCGCGACGGACTGCTCTGGCTGCCCTGGTGGGCCGTGCTGCTGCTCGTCGCCGCCCCGGCCTGGCTGATCGGCACCTGGCGCACCGCGCTCACCGCCGTCCTCGCCCTCGCCGCCATCGGGGTGCTCGGCGTGTGGAAACCGTCCCTGGACACGCTCTCCCAGGTGCTCGCCGCCGTCGCCGTCACCCTCGTCCTCGGCGTCGCCACCGGGATCGCCGCCGCCCGCGGCGACCGCTTCGCACGGCTGCTGCGGCCCGTCCTGGACGTCTTCCAGACGCTGCCGCAGTTCGTCTACCTCATCCCGGTCGTCGCCCTCTTCGGCGTCGGCCGCGCCCCCGCCGTCGCCGCCGCGGTCGTCTACGCCCTGCCCGCCGTCGTCCGCATCACCGCCCAGGGGCTGCGCCGCGTCGACCCGGCCGCGCTGGAGGCGGCCCGCTCGCTCGGCGCCACCACCGGCCAGCAACTGCGCCAGGTCCAGCTCCCGCTGGCCCGCCCCGCCCTGCTGCTCGCCGTCAACCAGGGCGTCGTCCTGGTGCTCGCCGTCGTCATCATCGGCGGCCTCGTCGGCGGCGGCGCCCTCGGCTACCAGGTCGTCTTCGGCCTCGCCCAGGGCGACCTGGCGACCGGGCTGGTGGCCGGCGCGGCCATCGTCTGCCTCGGCCTGATGCTCGACCGGGTCACCCAGCCGACCGCCCGCCGCCCGAGGAACGGAGCCTGA
- a CDS encoding betaine/proline/choline family ABC transporter ATP-binding protein (Members of the family are the ATP-binding subunit of ABC transporters for substrates such as betaine, L-proline or other amino acids, choline, carnitine, etc. The substrate specificity is best determined from the substrate-binding subunit, rather than this subunit, as it interacts with the permease subunit and not with substrate directly.), translating into MFTVDGLWKVFGPKAHRVPEDPALAALPAAELRARTGCTAAVRDVSFEVRKGEVFVVMGLSGSGKSTLVRCLTRLIEPTAGAIAIDGEDVRAMDRARLRALRRHRAAMVFQHFGLLPHRTVLDNAAHGLEIQGVGRAERRERAAALVAKVGLAGLEHRRPGQLSGGQRQRVGLARALAADPEVLLFDEPFSALDPLIRRDMQEEVVRLHREEGRTMVFITHDLQEALKLGDRIALMRDGRVVQLGTPEEIVGSPADDYVRAFVRDVPREQVLTVRTALRAPADAAEAARGPALRPEATVSEAIEAVARAGTPARVMDGPRCLGVVDATALLAVVAGTARPGDGGPAAAARDRPGTGADLPAEADRREETVG; encoded by the coding sequence GTGTTCACGGTCGACGGGCTCTGGAAGGTCTTCGGGCCCAAGGCCCACCGCGTCCCCGAGGACCCCGCCCTCGCCGCCCTGCCCGCCGCCGAACTCCGCGCCCGCACCGGCTGCACCGCGGCCGTCCGCGACGTCTCCTTCGAGGTGCGCAAGGGCGAGGTCTTCGTCGTGATGGGCCTCTCCGGCTCCGGCAAGTCCACCCTGGTGCGCTGCCTGACCCGGCTGATCGAGCCGACCGCGGGCGCCATCGCCATCGACGGCGAGGACGTGCGCGCCATGGACCGCGCCCGGCTGCGCGCCCTGCGCCGGCACCGCGCCGCCATGGTCTTCCAGCACTTCGGCCTGCTCCCGCACCGCACCGTCCTCGACAACGCCGCCCACGGCCTGGAGATCCAGGGCGTCGGCCGCGCCGAGCGCCGCGAACGCGCCGCCGCCCTCGTCGCCAAGGTCGGCCTCGCCGGCCTGGAGCACCGCCGCCCCGGACAGCTCTCCGGCGGCCAGCGCCAGCGCGTCGGCCTCGCCCGCGCCCTCGCCGCCGACCCCGAGGTGCTGCTGTTCGACGAGCCGTTCAGCGCGCTCGACCCGCTGATCCGGCGCGATATGCAGGAGGAGGTCGTCCGGCTCCACCGCGAGGAGGGCCGCACGATGGTCTTCATCACCCACGACCTCCAGGAAGCCCTCAAACTGGGCGACCGCATCGCCCTCATGCGCGACGGCCGCGTCGTCCAGCTCGGCACCCCCGAGGAGATCGTCGGCTCGCCCGCCGACGACTACGTCCGCGCCTTCGTCCGCGACGTCCCCCGCGAACAGGTCCTCACCGTCCGCACCGCCCTGCGCGCCCCCGCCGACGCCGCCGAGGCCGCCCGCGGGCCCGCCCTGCGGCCCGAGGCCACCGTCTCCGAGGCCATCGAGGCCGTCGCCCGCGCCGGCACCCCGGCCCGCGTCATGGACGGCCCCCGCTGCCTCGGCGTCGTCGACGCCACCGCCCTGCTCGCCGTCGTCGCCGGCACCGCACGCCCCGGCGACGGCGGCCCGGCCGCCGCCGCGCGGGACCGGCCCGGCACGGGGGCGGACCTCCCCGCGGAGGCGGACCGGCGCGAGGAGACCGTCGGATGA
- a CDS encoding GMC oxidoreductase, protein MSPHTENTRVYDYVVVGGGTAGSVIAARLTENPDVTVAVIEGGPTDVGRDDVLTLRRWTGLLGGDLDYDYPTTEQPRGNSHIRHSRARVLGGCSSHNTLIAFKPLPSDWDEWEAAGAKGWGAVQMEAYYARLKNNIVPVDEKDRNAIARDFVDAAQAAAGVPRVEGFNRKPFREGVGFFDLAYHPEDNKRSSASVAYLHPVMDGRANLEIWLETWAHRLELDGTRADGVHVRTKDGEEVYVRARNEVVLCAGAVDTPRLLLHSGIGPRADLEKLGIPVVHDLPGVGENLLDHPESVIVWETHGPLPDNSAMDSDAGLFVRRDPAQPGPDLMFHFYQVPFTDNPERLGYRRPEFGVSMTPNVPKPKSRGRLYLTSADPAVKPALDFRYFTDEDDHDGRTLVDGIRIARDIARTEPLAGWLKREVCPGPEITGDEELSAYARKAAHTVYHPAGTCRMGAAADPEAVVDPELRVRGLERLRIADASVFPTMPAVNPMIGVLMVGERAVELIAGDAR, encoded by the coding sequence ATGTCCCCCCACACCGAGAACACCCGCGTCTACGACTACGTCGTGGTCGGCGGCGGCACCGCGGGCTCCGTCATCGCCGCCCGTCTCACCGAGAACCCCGACGTCACCGTCGCCGTCATCGAGGGCGGCCCCACCGACGTCGGCCGCGACGACGTCCTGACCCTGCGCCGCTGGACGGGTCTGCTCGGCGGCGACCTCGACTACGACTACCCCACCACCGAACAGCCGCGCGGCAACTCGCACATCCGGCACAGCCGCGCCCGGGTGCTGGGCGGCTGCTCCTCCCACAACACCCTCATCGCCTTCAAGCCGCTGCCCTCCGACTGGGACGAGTGGGAGGCAGCCGGCGCCAAGGGATGGGGCGCCGTCCAGATGGAGGCGTACTACGCCCGGCTGAAGAACAACATCGTCCCGGTCGACGAGAAGGACCGCAACGCCATCGCCCGCGACTTCGTCGACGCCGCCCAGGCCGCCGCGGGCGTCCCGCGCGTGGAGGGCTTCAACCGCAAGCCGTTCCGGGAGGGCGTCGGCTTCTTCGACCTCGCCTACCACCCCGAGGACAACAAGCGCTCCTCCGCGTCGGTGGCGTACCTGCACCCGGTGATGGACGGGCGGGCCAACCTGGAGATCTGGCTGGAGACCTGGGCCCACCGGCTGGAACTGGACGGCACCCGCGCCGACGGCGTCCACGTCCGCACTAAGGACGGCGAGGAGGTCTACGTCCGCGCCCGCAACGAGGTCGTGCTCTGCGCCGGCGCCGTTGACACGCCCCGCCTGCTGCTGCACTCCGGCATCGGCCCCCGCGCCGACCTGGAGAAGCTCGGCATACCCGTGGTCCACGACCTGCCCGGCGTCGGCGAGAACCTGCTCGACCACCCCGAGTCCGTGATCGTGTGGGAGACCCACGGCCCCCTCCCGGACAACTCCGCCATGGACTCCGACGCCGGCCTCTTCGTACGCCGCGACCCCGCGCAGCCCGGCCCCGACCTGATGTTCCACTTCTACCAGGTCCCGTTCACCGACAACCCGGAGCGACTGGGCTACCGGCGGCCGGAGTTCGGCGTGTCGATGACCCCGAACGTCCCCAAGCCGAAGAGCCGCGGCCGGCTCTACCTGACCAGCGCCGACCCCGCGGTCAAGCCCGCCCTGGACTTCCGCTACTTCACCGACGAGGACGACCACGACGGCCGCACCCTCGTCGACGGCATCCGCATCGCCCGCGACATCGCCCGGACCGAGCCGCTGGCGGGCTGGCTCAAGCGCGAGGTCTGCCCCGGCCCGGAGATCACCGGCGACGAGGAACTGAGCGCGTACGCCCGCAAGGCCGCCCACACCGTCTACCACCCGGCCGGCACCTGCCGGATGGGCGCCGCCGCCGACCCGGAGGCCGTGGTCGACCCCGAACTGCGCGTGCGCGGACTGGAGCGCCTGCGGATCGCCGACGCCTCCGTCTTCCCGACCATGCCCGCCGTCAACCCCATGATCGGCGTGCTCATGGTCGGCGAGCGCGCCGTCGAGCTGATCGCGGGTGACGCCCGGTGA
- a CDS encoding aldehyde dehydrogenase family protein has translation MANTTDTRAERADRTLHVGGEWRPAASGATREILDPADARPFAVVAEGDAHDADLAVAAARRAFDTGDWPRTPVAERAALLRRVAGLLVRDREELGLLESRDAGKTAQEGRVDVDCVADAFRYFADLVAAEAPGRVVDAGSPDVHSVVVHEPVGVCALITPWNYPLLQASWKIAPALAAGNTFVLKPSEITPLTTIALIGLLVEAGLPAGTANLVTGPGDTVGARLAAHPDVDLVSFTGGLASGTKVAHAAADTVKKVALELGGKNPNVVFADACATEEGFDTAVDQALNAAFIHSGQVCSAGSRLIVEEPVRERFVTELARRARLIRLGRGTADGVECGPLVSERQRERTEEYVASALAEGAALRCGGKRPEASPDRPATGWFYEPTVLDHCHRGMRVVREEVFGPVLTVETFRTEDEAVALANDTEYGLAGAVWTTDAGRARRVAGRLRHGTVWINDFHPYLPQAEWGGYGRSGTGRELGPAGLAEYRETKHVYQNLAPRPVRWFAG, from the coding sequence ATGGCGAACACCACGGACACCCGGGCCGAGCGGGCGGACCGCACCCTCCACGTGGGAGGCGAGTGGCGGCCCGCCGCCTCCGGCGCCACCCGCGAGATCCTGGACCCCGCCGACGCACGGCCGTTCGCCGTCGTCGCCGAGGGCGACGCGCACGACGCCGACCTCGCCGTCGCCGCCGCCCGCCGCGCCTTCGACACCGGCGACTGGCCGCGCACCCCGGTCGCCGAACGCGCCGCCCTGCTGCGCCGCGTGGCCGGCCTCCTCGTCCGCGACCGGGAGGAACTGGGCCTGCTGGAGAGCCGGGACGCCGGCAAGACCGCGCAGGAGGGCCGGGTCGACGTCGACTGCGTCGCCGACGCCTTCCGCTACTTCGCCGACCTCGTCGCCGCCGAGGCGCCCGGCCGCGTCGTCGACGCCGGATCGCCCGACGTGCACAGCGTCGTCGTCCACGAGCCGGTCGGCGTCTGCGCCCTCATCACGCCCTGGAACTACCCGCTGCTCCAGGCCAGTTGGAAGATCGCCCCGGCGCTCGCCGCCGGCAACACCTTCGTGCTCAAGCCCAGCGAGATCACCCCGCTGACCACCATCGCCCTGATCGGCCTGCTCGTCGAGGCCGGGCTCCCCGCCGGGACCGCCAACCTCGTCACCGGGCCCGGCGACACCGTCGGCGCCCGCCTCGCCGCCCACCCCGACGTCGACCTCGTCTCCTTCACCGGCGGCCTCGCCAGCGGCACCAAGGTGGCCCACGCCGCCGCCGACACCGTCAAGAAGGTCGCCCTCGAACTCGGCGGCAAGAACCCCAACGTGGTCTTCGCCGACGCCTGCGCCACCGAGGAGGGCTTCGACACCGCCGTCGACCAGGCCCTCAACGCCGCCTTCATCCACAGCGGCCAGGTCTGCTCGGCCGGCTCCCGCCTCATCGTCGAGGAGCCGGTGCGCGAGCGCTTCGTCACCGAACTCGCCCGCCGCGCCCGGCTGATCCGCCTCGGCCGCGGCACCGCCGACGGCGTGGAGTGCGGGCCCCTCGTCTCCGAGCGGCAGCGCGAGCGGACCGAGGAGTACGTCGCCTCCGCCCTCGCCGAGGGTGCCGCCCTGCGCTGCGGCGGCAAGCGCCCCGAGGCGTCCCCGGACCGCCCGGCGACCGGCTGGTTCTACGAGCCCACCGTCCTCGACCACTGCCACCGCGGCATGCGCGTCGTCCGCGAGGAGGTCTTCGGCCCGGTCCTGACCGTCGAGACCTTCCGCACCGAGGACGAGGCCGTCGCCCTCGCCAACGACACCGAGTACGGCCTCGCCGGCGCCGTGTGGACCACCGACGCGGGCCGCGCCCGCCGGGTCGCCGGCCGGCTGCGCCACGGCACCGTCTGGATCAACGACTTCCACCCCTACCTGCCGCAGGCGGAGTGGGGCGGCTACGGCCGCAGCGGCACCGGCCGCGAACTCGGCCCCGCCGGACTGGCCGAGTACCGCGAGACCAAGCACGTCTACCAGAACCTCGCGCCCCGCCCGGTGCGCTGGTTCGCCGGCTGA
- a CDS encoding malate dehydrogenase, whose amino-acid sequence MTRTPVNVTVTGAAGQIGYALLFRIASGQLLGADVPVRLRLLEITPALNAAEGTAMELDDCAFPLLQGIDITDDPNVAFDGANVALLVGARPRTKGMERGDLLEANGGIFKPQGKAINDHAADDIKVLVVGNPANTNALIAQAAAPDVPAERFTAMTRLDHNRALTQLAKKTGSTVADIQRLTIWGNHSATQYPDIFHATVAGKNAAETVNDEKWLADEFIPTVAKRGAAIIEARGASSAASAANAAIDHVHTWVNGTAEGDWTSMGIPSDGSYGVPEGLISSFPVTCQDGRYEIVQGLEINEFSRARIDASVQELSEEREAVRALGLL is encoded by the coding sequence ATGACCCGCACTCCCGTGAACGTCACCGTCACCGGCGCGGCCGGCCAGATCGGTTACGCCCTGCTCTTCCGCATCGCCTCCGGCCAGCTCCTCGGCGCGGACGTGCCGGTCCGGCTCCGTCTCCTGGAGATCACCCCCGCGCTCAACGCCGCCGAGGGCACCGCCATGGAGCTGGACGACTGCGCGTTCCCGCTGCTCCAGGGCATCGACATCACCGACGACCCGAACGTGGCCTTCGACGGCGCCAACGTCGCCCTCCTCGTCGGCGCCCGCCCCCGCACCAAGGGCATGGAGCGCGGCGACCTGCTGGAGGCCAACGGCGGCATCTTCAAGCCGCAGGGCAAGGCCATCAACGACCACGCCGCGGACGACATCAAGGTCCTCGTCGTCGGCAACCCGGCCAACACCAACGCCCTCATCGCCCAGGCCGCCGCCCCGGACGTACCGGCCGAGCGCTTCACCGCGATGACCCGCCTGGACCACAACCGCGCGCTGACCCAGCTCGCGAAGAAGACCGGCTCCACGGTCGCCGACATCCAGCGCCTGACCATCTGGGGCAACCACTCGGCCACCCAGTACCCGGACATCTTCCACGCCACGGTCGCCGGCAAGAACGCCGCCGAGACCGTCAACGACGAGAAGTGGCTGGCCGACGAGTTCATCCCGACCGTCGCCAAGCGCGGCGCGGCCATCATCGAGGCCCGCGGCGCCTCCTCCGCCGCCTCCGCCGCCAACGCGGCCATCGACCACGTCCACACCTGGGTCAACGGCACCGCCGAGGGCGACTGGACCTCCATGGGCATCCCCTCCGACGGCTCCTACGGCGTCCCCGAGGGCCTCATCTCCTCCTTCCCGGTCACCTGCCAGGACGGGCGGTACGAGATCGTCCAGGGCCTGGAGATCAACGAGTTCTCCCGCGCCCGCATCGACGCCTCCGTCCAGGAACTGTCGGAGGAGCGCGAGGCGGTCCGCGCTCTCGGCCTCCTCTGA
- a CDS encoding DUF2690 domain-containing protein — MPRWKALPDELDPQIKEFASQLRRLVDRSDLSIASVADATGYSKTSWERYLNGRLLAPKGAIVALAEVTGTNPVHLTTMWELAERAWSRSEMRHDMTMEAIRISQARAALGESDAPAGPGGRRVHRAGRHAGGPAARGGAPTVPAQPTAADSADTAFGAVGSGAADGNSWNMAGYRGPAPSGHRAARGPRGAGAGAAAGPGGAGPAGHGMPGTAGPGGGGRRSSGGGKRTATFVAGAVGALVVTVGAFFLLNGGDGEDAVAQPSPSPSVTEKELPPGVKCSGSACTGQDAEAMGCGGDLVTTATTTTVGTAVVEVRYSEVCETAWGRVTQAAQGDEVRVSAGGEDSQTGAVNVPGDTVAYTPMVAVRAPEDAIACATLATGEKGCTQ, encoded by the coding sequence ATGCCTCGCTGGAAGGCGCTGCCGGACGAACTCGATCCGCAGATCAAAGAGTTCGCCAGCCAGTTGCGCAGGCTCGTGGACCGCAGCGACCTGAGCATCGCGTCGGTGGCCGACGCCACGGGCTACAGCAAGACGTCCTGGGAGCGTTATCTCAACGGCCGGCTGCTCGCGCCCAAGGGCGCGATCGTGGCCCTGGCCGAGGTGACGGGGACCAACCCCGTCCACCTGACCACCATGTGGGAACTGGCCGAACGCGCCTGGAGCCGTTCGGAGATGCGCCACGACATGACCATGGAGGCCATCCGGATCTCCCAGGCGCGCGCCGCGCTCGGCGAGTCGGACGCGCCGGCCGGTCCCGGCGGGCGGCGCGTGCACCGGGCCGGACGGCACGCGGGCGGCCCGGCGGCCCGGGGCGGCGCGCCGACGGTGCCGGCGCAGCCGACGGCCGCCGACAGCGCGGACACCGCGTTCGGCGCGGTGGGGAGCGGGGCGGCCGACGGCAACTCGTGGAACATGGCCGGCTACCGGGGACCCGCGCCCTCCGGTCACCGCGCCGCGCGCGGGCCCCGGGGCGCGGGCGCGGGCGCGGCGGCGGGGCCGGGCGGCGCGGGCCCGGCGGGCCACGGCATGCCGGGCACGGCCGGTCCGGGCGGCGGGGGACGCCGCAGTTCCGGGGGCGGGAAGCGGACGGCCACGTTCGTCGCGGGCGCGGTGGGCGCGCTCGTGGTGACGGTCGGCGCGTTCTTCCTGCTGAACGGCGGTGACGGCGAGGACGCGGTGGCGCAGCCCTCCCCGTCGCCCAGCGTCACCGAGAAGGAACTGCCGCCCGGCGTCAAGTGCAGCGGCTCCGCGTGCACGGGACAGGACGCGGAGGCCATGGGCTGCGGCGGCGACCTCGTGACGACGGCGACGACCACGACCGTCGGCACCGCCGTCGTCGAGGTCCGCTACAGCGAGGTCTGCGAGACCGCGTGGGGGCGCGTGACGCAGGCCGCCCAGGGCGACGAGGTACGGGTCAGCGCCGGTGGCGAGGACTCGCAGACCGGCGCGGTCAACGTGCCCGGCGACACGGTCGCGTACACGCCGATGGTGGCCGTCCGGGCACCGGAGGACGCCATCGCCTGCGCCACCCTCGCCACGGGCGAGAAGGGCTGCACGCAGTAG
- a CDS encoding DUF3017 domain-containing protein translates to MPADENAERPEDVTVKDPVAAPGTDGRPRRGTRRFPLFTRDTARPEGGGRAAPGGAPAPARQWPILSVLIVVGLGLFLTALDVFRLGTLFVGIALLAGAALRWTLPDVGMLAVRSRFTDIATYGVLGGAISLLALMAQPDPWLEIPFLSDTLHFTVSQ, encoded by the coding sequence GTGCCGGCTGACGAGAACGCCGAACGCCCCGAGGACGTCACGGTCAAGGACCCGGTCGCCGCACCCGGCACCGACGGCCGCCCGCGGCGCGGCACCCGGCGCTTCCCCCTCTTCACCCGGGACACGGCCCGCCCCGAGGGCGGCGGACGTGCCGCGCCCGGGGGCGCCCCGGCGCCGGCCCGGCAGTGGCCGATCCTCTCGGTGCTGATCGTCGTCGGACTCGGCCTGTTCCTCACCGCGCTGGACGTCTTCCGCCTCGGCACGCTGTTCGTCGGCATCGCGCTGCTGGCGGGGGCCGCGCTGCGGTGGACGCTGCCGGACGTCGGGATGCTCGCGGTGCGCTCGCGCTTCACCGACATCGCCACCTACGGCGTGCTCGGCGGCGCGATCTCGCTGCTGGCGCTGATGGCGCAGCCCGATCCGTGGCTGGAGATCCCGTTCCTGTCGGACACGCTGCACTTCACGGTCAGCCAGTAG
- a CDS encoding bifunctional methylenetetrahydrofolate dehydrogenase/methenyltetrahydrofolate cyclohydrolase, giving the protein MTAQILDGKATAAAIKSELTARVAALKERGVTPGLGTILVGDDPGSQKYVAGKHRDCAQVGIASIQRELPATATQEEIEAVVRELNEDPECTGYIVQLPLPKGIDENRVLELMDPDKDADGLHPMNLGRLVLNEPAPLPCTPHGIITLLRRHGVEIKGAEVVVVGRGVTIGRPMPLLLTRRSENATVTQCHTGTRDLSAHLKRADIVVAAAGSPHLIRAEDVKPGAAVLDVGVSRNAEGKILGDVHPDVAEVAAWISPNPGGVGPMTRAQLLVNVVEAAERSAG; this is encoded by the coding sequence ATGACCGCCCAGATTCTCGATGGCAAGGCCACGGCAGCCGCGATCAAGTCCGAACTGACCGCCCGCGTGGCGGCGCTGAAGGAGAGGGGCGTCACGCCCGGCCTCGGCACGATCCTCGTCGGCGACGATCCCGGCAGCCAGAAGTACGTCGCGGGCAAGCACCGCGACTGCGCCCAGGTGGGCATCGCCTCCATCCAGCGGGAACTGCCGGCCACGGCGACGCAGGAGGAGATCGAGGCCGTGGTCCGCGAGCTGAACGAGGACCCGGAGTGCACCGGCTACATCGTCCAGCTCCCGCTGCCCAAGGGCATCGACGAGAACCGCGTCCTGGAGCTGATGGACCCGGACAAGGACGCGGACGGCCTGCACCCGATGAACCTGGGCCGCCTGGTGCTCAACGAGCCGGCGCCGCTGCCCTGCACCCCTCACGGCATCATCACCCTGCTGCGCCGCCACGGCGTGGAGATCAAGGGCGCCGAGGTCGTCGTCGTCGGCCGCGGCGTCACCATCGGCCGGCCGATGCCGCTGCTGCTGACCCGGCGCAGCGAGAACGCCACCGTCACCCAGTGCCACACCGGCACCCGCGACCTCTCCGCCCACCTCAAGCGGGCCGACATCGTGGTCGCCGCGGCCGGCTCCCCGCACCTGATCCGCGCCGAGGACGTCAAGCCGGGCGCGGCCGTGCTCGACGTCGGCGTCTCGCGCAACGCCGAGGGCAAGATCCTCGGCGACGTCCACCCGGACGTGGCCGAGGTCGCCGCCTGGATCTCCCCGAACCCGGGCGGCGTCGGCCCGATGACCCGCGCCCAGCTTCTCGTCAACGTGGTCGAGGCGGCGGAGCGCAGTGCCGGCTGA
- a CDS encoding NUDIX hydrolase yields the protein MPISTDHIRTSLNGYLDVHPEDRPGLAPVLALLETDVDLASRKEFRAHVTAGAVLVNHDNRVLHIHHLALDKWLLPGGHLEPQDDTLQAAALRELCEETGISPASVAPASPDPIDIDVHPIPANEAKGEPDHQHVDFRFLFRTETADIGALQTEEVTDVEWLGVDNLTSLKLGRRLMSALR from the coding sequence ATGCCCATCAGCACAGACCACATCCGCACGAGCCTGAACGGCTACCTCGACGTCCACCCCGAGGACAGGCCCGGCTTGGCCCCGGTGCTCGCCCTTCTGGAGACGGACGTGGACCTCGCCTCCCGCAAGGAGTTCCGCGCCCATGTCACCGCCGGCGCGGTCCTCGTCAATCATGACAACCGGGTCCTCCACATCCACCACCTGGCGCTCGACAAGTGGCTTCTCCCCGGCGGCCATCTGGAACCGCAGGACGACACCCTCCAGGCGGCCGCCCTCCGCGAGTTGTGCGAGGAGACCGGGATCTCCCCGGCATCGGTAGCTCCGGCGAGCCCCGACCCCATCGACATCGACGTACATCCCATCCCGGCGAACGAGGCCAAGGGAGAGCCCGACCACCAGCACGTCGACTTCCGCTTCCTCTTCCGCACCGAGACCGCCGATATCGGCGCGCTCCAAACCGAGGAGGTCACGGACGTGGAGTGGCTGGGAGTGGACAACCTCACGTCGCTGAAGCTGGGCCGCAGGTTGATGAGCGCACTGCGCTGA